A window of the Rhizobium sp. CB3090 genome harbors these coding sequences:
- a CDS encoding type IV conjugative transfer system coupling protein TraD has product MRRTTTSYARKKDTREKIELGGLIVKAGLRYEKRALLLGLLIEAARRLKGDAQERSRLTAIGAEAFGETND; this is encoded by the coding sequence ATGCGAAGAACCACCACGTCCTACGCACGCAAGAAAGACACGCGCGAAAAGATCGAGCTCGGCGGCCTGATCGTAAAGGCGGGTCTGCGCTACGAGAAGCGGGCACTGTTGCTCGGGCTCCTCATCGAGGCCGCTCGGCGGCTGAAAGGAGACGCGCAAGAGCGTTCACGGCTCACCGCAATTGGCGCTGAGGCGTTTGGAGAAACCAATGACTAG
- the traC gene encoding conjugal transfer protein TraC, whose product MKKPSSKIRDEIAKLQEQLKLAETREAERIGRIALKAGLGVIEIDEGELQAAFEYLAKRFRYGGARSTGDRKAGGARESSSPPAQNSSGEAESRTGEA is encoded by the coding sequence ATGAAGAAACCGTCCTCTAAAATCCGCGACGAAATCGCCAAGCTCCAGGAGCAGCTCAAGCTCGCCGAAACCCGTGAAGCCGAGCGCATCGGGAGGATCGCGCTCAAGGCCGGGCTCGGCGTAATCGAAATCGATGAGGGTGAACTGCAGGCGGCGTTCGAGTACCTGGCGAAACGCTTTCGCTACGGCGGGGCCCGTTCGACCGGAGATAGAAAGGCTGGCGGCGCCCGAGAGAGCAGCTCGCCCCCAGCGCAAAACTCGTCTGGCGAGGCTGAGAGCAGGACTGGCGAGGCTTGA